A region from the Bactrocera dorsalis isolate Fly_Bdor chromosome 1, ASM2337382v1, whole genome shotgun sequence genome encodes:
- the LOC105222035 gene encoding pneumococcal serine-rich repeat protein isoform X4 has product MEVATTNTHHHNHHHHHQQHQHLGHQLHHPAHRLPMAKAQQQQQQQQQQNSLIVSAASDSATRNGNSGGSPRSPFQREVREWQRIDPDTGALLSGRLEADRWINGPLNSYGKISDSQNISQPNGTQHTQRKQLEVLQKRTANGAVQVIRAQTVQTSSSRSWSSSNSNSASTSASASASASPICMQTNVIGGRSILHNHNNSTNNHTNNNNNNSINNSSKHFHSTLQQHLAEANTHWLQLSPPTIAATVDISEVSTDDDLDKAAATIAETQYIVDDGEIDEDAAGDGNGESVCSGGGGVDVDAAPCNYSISRSGSAGSGSGGSKGHALSSSAASSSSTLHSQSSGLLVPDTAPSLKLSNLMKSSSGGSSSSNNSTKLNTHKSAVGKVSLHAIVGGGAGVGDSNSTRVNNDLTESPKSTATTTKSSSEALSGTKTWQPQQQRSNARHLEQATLYGQNSNSSKTRVGVADCDDCYAVVADADESQPRYHQHHLQTQQQQLRRQQQQQSGGLLSETATPTRRRDLESFRLYGDSTAASTLSASATAGAATADNNAKADDLRLSTRQLRRQQQPFGQLSSSALLQRSHSISTDDLSNEWESNEAVAESNEWRRVSKLRRSFQSSSTANNNVNNSKELSTQESTTSSIRRPYDLPASTVSVSRIRAELESGRRLTTAMRNNHVDLAALESILHGPDRTTDASKRNTLLTAESLKEIRGRLKKLSDESLYKDDFIAYQQPPAADEHIEVQQSVRRKLSIPRLRQLTPEESLEISTPTQQPSSAFKVVGATHKPHDNNETLKNLNQKHTSNSLESRQKATRDTSSTEWHSRRKSYGFEKMSPPDSKTMYRMDASTDSGLGRSGELGNWSPTEAAASTAARATVIHFGEPAKTVTSAHYRAGKSPVRRTPDEDLLKRHSIAVDESQYVRDNLRKTSQVHLNGFYEPAEPAAKTTLQLSRFEHNTAESNQGLNAGSTLFQRTQNAQKRVEFCKTEVHFAAESGRVNIVETDGKPPPTNNFRRRRRTTSGPLQTLTKTASTAATTTTAVSTTAAAATTTASNVTHFGDDHQQRHRTIATSVVAYKASLMEPSTVLNDAQAMSAPTSVTVSVQKLCDSQHAEGSRGSYASTTSGVDTTDNENDEIAAIRGILKNKPVKPKPYHLGENIDSADALWGVQLKPVSGGGSSGVGVREKEDSPTAALNKSVAERVRIVEKRHEHNAPNGYSTKINLSLDEPAAARDWPSAGAPKLLTNTDSQPIPNNTNRRPSAQELILQDLREHQRMLDEGLKSTSLIIKTMRSANEFDEAMRRLSIASMESTTMPPIVVPTPMLRSNSYQETVRRFSNTSLESTERELTTQTVVNTSSSATSLAATTISRRLSFESQSAFVTPLSLPPAPLVAPRLKLLGSTEVTVSQQLSQLRRMYDIATQNANDEDTADSADEEVKSYFCPREQTEQSDSGGGTLESSSQEDERAVEYSSGSWSRMKAKRTIWKIEAEERKAVPAVLDKADLPKSNIMSIELHSPQTSLDKRDSFKRNQTPPVAKPRTVSNAVSANEHPQIHVATTVKQTADRFTTAEQQRESLKIVKEARGARKLREHELSYFGVPHVHKHDDNEPKPKLLSNSNSNTMSMSKRSLPSRQRLTVIGNDDTKSLRRHEAHNTDTTTKNTVSETTEAQTKAQTATKWQLLNDKPDLLRHSPIAVEPQLTRRTADVQQRERNSTSVERNKRMSTKELRLEDELNDLDEADNPDEHFYENITNEITPVFKVKSPQPYDRKMDVERDAYILNEMNENADLTMKALSDEAAHKDRRRRRSSLHRRDSKPLETIEEKMHTQTPNDSFIAVKMSRGTLASEAKRHARNDNNTRVRTSSQSSVESCPRARSRSLSSEREYENIRTPKTTRTPSSAATKTQSKITSKQQHRSSSRESQRSARLPYSSGDEVNPREEQRVRMKSKRSSNSTSGTTGRGSSERRSSNSTKKDAEKHGHHSTTTSSRDVEQRRRAASSTTHASQREERGECVPVPPQQRTTSSGRSSSSKRRDEHATSNTAASGGSSGRHTSSRTATEKSRSSANAGVRLLRSLRVGRTTDDAKVSSTEHRASGHRGTSEREREKAHEKEREKESQSKSRELLVLGILIMGATQPQTLHKTLRSLNEQNPAPQQQ; this is encoded by the exons ATATCCGATTCCCAAAACATCTCACAGCCGAATGGCACCCAACACACACAGCGCAAACAGCTCGAAGTGCTGCAGAAGCGCACCGCTAACGGTGCCGTACAAGTTATACGCGCACAAACCGTACAAACATCCTCATCCCGCTCATGGTCCTCGTCCAATTCCAATTCCGCCTCGACATCTGCCTCCGCCTCCGCCTCAGCATCGCCCATTTGCATGCAAACTAATGTTATTGGCGGTCGTAGCATATTGCacaatcacaacaacagcacaaataatcacaccaacaacaacaacaacaacagcattaaTAACAGCAGCAAACATTTTCATAGCACATTGCAACAGCATTTAGCTGAGGCAAACACTCATTGGCTGCAACTATCGCCGCCAACGATTGCCGCCACTGTGGACATCAGCGAAGTCAGCACGGATGATGATCTCGATAAGGCAGCTGCAACAATTGCCGAAACACAGTACATTGTTGACGATGGCGAGATCGATGAGGACGCTGCTGGTGATGGCAATGGCGAGAGCGTTtgtagtggtggtggtggcgttGACGTCGACGCTGCGCCATGCAATTATTCAATTAGTCGCAGTGGCAGCGCGGGCAGTGGTAGCGGCGGCAGCAAAGGTCACGCTCTGTCATCATCGGCCGCATCGTCGTCATCCACATTGCATTCGCAGTCGTCAGGGTTGCTGGTGCCCGATACGGCGCCAAGCTTGAAATTGAGTAATCTCATG AAaagcagcagcggcggcagcagcagcagcaacaactccACAAAACTGAACACCCACAAAAGTGCGGTCGGTAAGGTGAGCCTACATGCAATTGTTGGCGGCGGTGCTGGTGTCGGCGACAGCAACAGCACTCGCGTCAACAATGACTTAACAGAGTCACCAAAAAGCACAGCAACAACGACAAAAAGTTCAAGCGAAGCATTGAGTGGTACCAAAACGTGGCAGCCGCAGCAGCAGCGTAGCAACGCTCGTCATTTGGAACAAGCTACTCTATATGGCCAAAACAGCAATTCATCCAAAACGCGTGTAGGCGTCGCTGATTGCGATGATTGTTATGCGGTTGTAGCTGACGCAGATGAGTCGCAGCCGCgctaccaccaacaccaccttcaaacgcagcagcagcagctacgtagacaacaacaacagcaaagcggTGGTTTACTAAGTGAAACGGCAACACCAACGCGTCGACGTGACTTGGAAAGTTTCCGGCTTTACGGTGACTCGACGGCAGCGTCGACATTAAGCGCGTCAGCGACGGCAGGCGCGGCAACGGCGGATAACAACGCCAAAGCCGATGATTTACG CTTATCCACGCGTCAGTTGCGTCGTCAGCAACAACCATTTGGTCAGCTGTCCAGCAGCGCCTTGCTACAACGTTCCCATTCCATTTCTACGGACGACCTGAGCAACGAGTGGGAGAGCAACGAAGCGGTCGCCGAGTCGAATGAGTGGCGACGCGTCAGCAAGTTGCGACGCTCCTTTCAATCATCCTCTACAGCGAATAACAACGTCAATAATAGTAAAGAACTATCCACACAAGAGTCGACGACGAGTTCCATACGCCGTCCTTACGATCTACCCGCCAGCACAGTGAGCGTGTCACGAATACGCGCCGAACTCGAAAGCGGACGACGTTTAACAACAGCTATGCGTAATAATCATGTGGATCTGGCGGCACTAGAGAGTATATTACATGGACCGGACCGGACTACAGATGCAAGTAAACGCAATACGCTGCTTACCGCCGAGTCATTGAAAGAGATACGTGGACGTCTAAAGAAATTATCGGATGAGTCATTGTATAAGGACGACTTTATAGCATATCAACAACCGCCGGCCGCCGATGAACACATTGAAGTGCAACAGAGCGTGCGTCGTAAGTTGTCCATACCACGTTTGCGTCAATTGACGCCGGAAGAGTCGCTCGAGATCTCAACGCCAACACAGCAACCGTCGTCGGCCTTCAAAGTTGTAGGCGCAACGCACAAGCCACACGACAATAACGAAACTTTAAAAAACCTAAACCAAAAACACACCTCAAACAGTTTGGAGTCACGTCAAAAGGCTACCAGAGATACCAGTTCCACAGAGTGGCATTCACGTCGTAAATCGTATGGTTTCGAGAAGATGTCGCCTCCGGACAGCAAGACCATGTATCGCATGGATGCATCCACAGATAGCGGACTTGGGCGTTCCGGCGAACTGGGCAATTGGTCACCCACGGAAGCAGCAGCGTCCACAGCAGCACGCGCCACAGTCATACACTTCGGTGAACCCGCCAAAACAGTCACGTCAGCACATTACCGCGCCGGCAAATCGCCGGTGCGTCGCACACCCGACGAGGATTTGCTCAAACGTCACTCGATCGCTGTCGATGAGAGTCAATATGTGCGCGATAACTTGCGTAAAACCTCACAggtgcatttgaatggtttctatgAGCCCGCCGAGCCGGCTGCCAAAACCACACTACAGTTAAGTCGTTTCGAACACAATACCGCGGAGAGCAATCAAGGTTTGAACGCCGGCTCCACACTCTTCCAGCGCACACAGAACGCACAGAAACGTGTCGAATTTTGCAAAACCGAAGTACATTTTGCCGCCGAATCGGGACGTGTCAATATCGTCGAAACCGATGGTAAACCGCCACCAACTAATAATTTCCGCCGGCGTCGTCGCACCACAAGTGGCCCACTACAAACGCTTACGAAAACCGCCAGCACCgcggcaacaactacaacagcagTGAGCACgacggcagcagcagcaacaacaaccgctAGTAATGTTACACATTTCGGTGATGATCATCAGCAGCGGCATCGTACCATCGCCACATCGGTGGTGGCGTATAAAGCTTCATTAATGGAACCATCAACTGTGCTCAATGACGCCCAGGCCATGTCGGCCCCAACTAGTGTAACAGTATCGGTGCAAAAGCTGTGCGATTCGCAGCATGCGGAGGGTTCGCGTGGCAGCTACGCCTCAACCACCAGCGGTGTCGATACGACCGACAATGAAAATGACGAAATCGCCGCTATACGCGGCATACTGAAAAATAAACCGGTTAAGCCGAAACCTTATCATTTGGGTGAGAACATCGACAGCGCAGACGCCTTGTGGGGTGTACAGCTGAAGCCTGTGTCGGGTGGCGGTAGCAGCGGCGTCGGCGTACGCGAAAAAG AAGATTCACCTACAGCTGCGCTGAATAAATCCGTTGCGGAGCGCGTACGCATTGTGGAGAAACGTCACGAGCATAACGCTCCCAATGGCTACTCTACAAAGATCAATTTGAGTCTGGATGAGCCAGCAGCGGCACGCGATTGGCCCAGCGCAG GTGCTCCCAAGCTACTGACAAACACTGACAGCCAACCCATACCCAACAACACAAATCGACGTCCCAGCGCACAAGAGCTCATACTACAAGATCTGCGCGAACATCAACGTATGCTCGACGAAGGACTCAAATCTACATCGCTCATCATCAAAACAATGCGTTCGGCCAATGAGTTTGACGAGGCTATGCGCCGCTTAAGCATAGCTTCAATGGAGTCGACTACAATGCCACCGATTGTGGTGCCCACACCAATGTTGCGTTCGAATAGCTATCAAGAGACTGTACGCCGTTTTTCTAACACCTCATTGGAGAGCACAGAACGCGAGCTAACTACACAAACGGTAGTGAATACGAGTAGTAGTGCTACGTCATTAGCAGCAACCACAATTAGTCGTCGATTGTCGTTCGAAAGTCAAAGCGCCTTCGTGACACCGTTAAGTCTGCCGCCTGCACCGCTAGTGGCACCACGTCTGAAACTGCTCGGCAGCACTGAGGTAACTGTAAGTCAGCAGCTGTCACAGTTACGACGCATGTATGATATTGCAACACAAAATGCAAACGATGAAGATACCGCGGACAGCGCAGACGAAGAGGTAAAGAGCTACTTTTGTCCGCGCGAACAGACGGAACAAAGCGATAGTGGTGGCGGTACATTGGAGAGTTCGTCGCAGGAAGATGAGCGCGCTGTTGAATACTCTAGCGGTAGTTGGAGTCGCATGAAGGCGAAGCGCACGATTTGGAAGATTGAAGCGGAAGAGCGAAAAGCGGTGCCAGCAGTATTGGATAAAGCAG ATCTACCTAAGTCCAATATCATGAGCATAGAACTGCATTCACCTCAAACCTCCTTGGATAAACGGGATTCTTTCAAACGCAACCAAACGCCGCCCGTGGCCAAACCCAGAACTGTGAGCAATG CAGTCAGCGCTAACGAGCATCCACAGATACACGTGGCCACAACCGTTAAGCAAACAGCTGATCGTTTCACCACAGCCGAACAGCAACGCGAGTCGCTGAAAATTGTCAAAGAAGCACGTGGTGCACGTAAATTACGCGAACATGAACTCTCATACTTTGGCGTGCCGCACGTCCATAAACACGACGACAACGAACCCAAACCGAAACTGCTGTCAAATAGCAACTCAAATACGATGAGTATGTCGAAGCGTTCGCTACCGTCACGTCAACGTTTAACTGTTATTGGTAATGATGATACGAAATCGTTGCGCCGACATGAAGCTCATAATACAGATACAACAACGAAAAATACAGTTAGTGAAACAACAGAAGCTCAAACGAAAGCACAAACAGCCACAAAATGGCAACTGTTGAATGACAAACCCGATCTACTACGACACAGTCCGATTGCTGTGGAACCACAATTGACACGACGTACAGCCGATGTGCAGCAACGTGAACGTAATAGCACATCCGTGGAACGTAACAAACGTATGAGCACGAAAGAGTTGCGTTTAGAAGATGAGCTCAACGATCTTGATGAAGCTGATAATCCCGATGAACATTTTTATGAGAATATAACGAATGAAATAACACCCGTTTTCAAGGTGAAATCACCACAACCGTACGATCGGAAAATGGATGTGGAACGGGACGCATACATATTGAACGAGATGAATGAGAATGCCGATCTGACTATGAAG GCGCTCTCCGATGAGGCCGCCCATAAAGACCGGCGACGACGACGATCTTCGCTCCATAGACGCGACTCCAAACCACTCGAAACCATCGAAGAGAAgatgcacacacaaacacccaACGACTCATTTATTGCTGTGAAAATGTCACGTGGCACCTTAGCCTCCGAAGCAAAGCGTCACGCACGTAACGATAACAACACACGTGTACGTACTTCATCACAATCGTCGGTAGAAAGTTGTCCACGTGCACGTTCACGTTCACTCTCCAGCGAACGTGAGTACGAAAACATACGTACACCGAAAACGACACGTACACCCTCCAGCGCCGCAACGAAAACACAATCGAAGATCACTAGCAAACAGCAACATCGCTCTAGTTCACGCGAATCGCAGCGCTCGGCGCGCTTGCCGTATTCATCGGGCGATGAGGTAAATCCACGCGAGGAACAACGCGTGCGCATGAAGAGTAAACGAAGCAGCAATTCAACGAGCGGCACAACAGGTCGTGGTAGTTCTGAACGACGTAGCAGCAATAGTACTAAAAAGGATGCGGAAAAGCACGGTCATcactcaacaacaacaagcagcagaGATGTTGAGCAGCGACGGCGTGCGGCCAGCAGCACTACGCATGCCTCTCAGCGAGAGGAACGCGGTGAGTGCGTGCCTGTGCCGCCACAGCAGCGCACCACAAGCAGTGGACGCAGCAGTAGCAGCAAGCGCCGTGACGAACACGCGACAAGCAACACCGCCGCTAGCGGTGGCAGCAGCGGACGTCACACCAGCTCACGTACAGCCACGGAAAAATCACGCAGCAGCGCTAATGCCGGTGTGCGTCTGTTGCGTTCGTTACGCGTCGGACGCACCACAGATGATGCGAAAGTGTCGAGCACAGAGCATCGCGCATCCGGACATCGGGGCACCAGCGAGCGCGAGCGTGAGAAGGCACATGAGAAAGAGCGCGAAAAGGAGTCGCAGTCCAAATCGCGAG agCTGCTTGTTTTGGGCATCTTAATAATGGGTGCTACACAGCCGCAAACACTACACAAAACTCTTAG GTCACTCAACGAGCAAAACCCAGCACCACAGCAGCAGTAG